The following are encoded in a window of Athene noctua chromosome 29, bAthNoc1.hap1.1, whole genome shotgun sequence genomic DNA:
- the LOC141971511 gene encoding feather beta keratin-like, with amino-acid sequence MSCYDLCRPCGPTPLANSCNEPCVRQCQDSRVIIEPSPVVVTLPGPILSSFPQNTAVGSTTSAAVGNILSAEGVPINSGGFGLSGIGGRSYSRRCLPC; translated from the coding sequence ATGTCCTGCTACGATCTGTGCCGTCCCTGCGGCCcaaccccgctggccaacagctgcaacgagccctgcgtcaggcagtgccaggactcccgGGTGATTATCGAACCAtctcccgtggtggtgaccctgcccggacccatcctcagctccttcccccagaacacCGCCGTGGGATccaccacctccgctgccgttggcaacATCCTGAGTGCTgagggagtgcccatcaactccgGGGGCTTTGGCCTCTCTGGCATTGGTGGCCGCTCCTACAGCAGAAGGTGCCTGCCCTGCTAG